The Cicer arietinum cultivar CDC Frontier isolate Library 1 chromosome 1, Cicar.CDCFrontier_v2.0, whole genome shotgun sequence genome contains the following window.
TTTTACTATCCAACAAAAATCAAGACAAGGGCATAGCCAAGTACAAGCTTCAACATCTTGTGAGAACACATGTGGGATCAAAAGACAAAGCTTATCAGTCTGTTTATCAAGAACCTGATGAAAATGGGATAGTTGGTGTTTCGCTTTCGCGATCGCTGTTAAATGTAGCTGGTTCAGCTTTGAGAACCAATATAATAAACTTAGGCCCTCTTGTCTTGCCATATTCCGAGCAACTGCGATACGGGTGGTCGATGATTCGCAGGAAAATCTTGGCAGTGGAGAATAAGGAAATGTATGTGCCAAATTTCAAGAAGGCTTTTGAGCATTTCTGTATACATGCAGGTGGTAAGACAGTAATAGATGGCATAGTGGAAAATCTGAAGCTGCAGAGGGAAGATGGAGAGGCTTCAAGAATGGCATTATATAGATTTGGCAAtacttcatcttcttctctGTGGTATGAACTATGCTATTTGGAAGCAAAAGGGAGAGTAAAGAAAGGACATAAAGTTTGGCAAATTGCATTTGGAAGTGGATTCAAGTGTAACAGTGCAGTGTGGAAGTGTCTTTCTGATATTGATCCAAATGTAAGGAATGCATGGTCAGATAGAATCCATTTGTATCCAGTTGAGATGCCTGTGTTTGACTGTTGAAGTTATTGTAGGTTCATGATGTATTAGCAGGTCAACAGTTCAAGGTGCATGAATATCActtgtttttattgtttttctagTTACTAACTCCTTGTATCAATGTGGtagatgatatatatatatatatatatatatatatatatatatatatattaaaaataaggtgataactttcttttatttgatACGATATCTAACTTTTCAATTACTTGATGTCGCAtcattctttaatatatatatatatatatatatagagttaATTTTACATGATGGATATCCAATATCCACATTTCTcgaattttcttaaaaataattttaactttatgTCTACTTAACTCATATGATTTTAATGTATCAATTCTATTTATACATGTTTAAATTGTATGTTGAAGAATAAAAAACGAATCTTATTAATGAATTAGAAAATACAAGTGTCTAAtgtcttaaaaattaaaagtatttaatattttccTGTTTAAATAACTAATTGAGAGTGATAAACGTTTTTATCACTTAAATCCACCTTTAAAACACATGGACAAGATTCATGTTGACAtcgattttaaaaatagagaatataaatttaacaaaCTTATTCTTCAATTTCTCACTCAACTAAGATAAAAATTAGGCACTTcatgatttatattttcttatttatctTATTGTCTTGCTAGCATAATCAGCCTTTGCTATAACTGCTTTTTCTAACACGATTAACAGCAGGCATTGCACATTAATAAGCTATGCTAAGGAGAATGACTACAACCACCCATTATTAATGCATATATTAATCATCCCTTATATCTTTTGTTTAGTCCATTTCTTGTCGCAGTGTACACCTAAATTCCAATATAACCATTTTATGTGAGGTTTCGCTTTGCAAACCAAGACAGGTTATTGACCAGAactcaaaaaaaataatgatttatttgaaatgatatACATTTACATCTGTTTATATACACTCGGAAGATCAGCACCATTAGAAATTAGGTGTACAAGGGTTATCGACCACaacttcaataaaatataagagGAAAAATGAGTGAGGCAATGTATGGTGCTTGGTACTAGAGATCTTAGGAGCCAATAAGACCATCTTATATCAGTACAAACTAAGGCTAGCATTATATGATCAATTGCAAAATTTTGCATGCTTTATCTAGTGAGATTTTTCGGCTTTAAACTAACTCGTTGCTTGGACAAAACCTCAGCAATGAGCTGACGACCAAATAAGTGTGAATTCTTGAGGATCAGGTTCCTTGTTGATGGATCAACCACATAACCTTGACCTGGCATCCATTGTAGTAAGTGTAGAAGCAAGTCTTTCTTTTCAGGCTGACCTAAATAGCGTGTTACAGCCATCTCAAATAAATCCTGCAACCAGGGGGAATATAGTTAATTTTGGAGTAAacaattgaaatttgaaacaatATAATTCGTCATTCCTAGCTCCaatatgaaagtatttttattcaaattgaaTCCATTTAATTAAAGATTGACAATAGGAATTTCAAACtgtaataaaataatgaagTTTAATAGTATTAGGTTTTTGCATTGCAATGACACGATATTTGGTTTTATACGTTAGTGCGGATgtggttatttttaaaaagaaaataaagacaTGAATTAATTGTCATTCTAATAACAGTGTTCAACTTGCAATACTTATACTACCAAGATTATCATCACCTGGTCAATCTTGTAGCCACAATTATGGAGTGTCTTCATAACATCATTGATCAAGTTGATGTTACCTAACTTCATAAATGCACTTGCAAATTTTTTGGTGGTGTGGCCAGAAATAAATGTTGCATTATCCTGAATATGATAAGATTCATCAGATGAACCACAATGCTacagagagaaaaaaatacttaatagacttttaaaaccTGCTGGAATACCTTGAATACTACATATGCATCTTTCAAAAGCTTTCCTGCTAGGAGAATGTGCAGAATCTTTTCATGAAGTGTCTTTCTTATTGTCCTCTTGCTATATTTCAACATATTGTAAACAGAAAATGCCTCTGAATAAGCATTTGCCTGACCAAGGTGGTATATTAAAGAAGAACAGAGCTCCTACAAAGAGAGGAACATATTAGAACTTTTATTTGGTAAAGATGGAAAACAATCACAGCAACCTTTATTAAATGTAGCATTCTTGGGTTCTTTTAAACAAGTACGTCCAACttcaaatttagaatttttttgggTCTCCCTATCATTCTTTTAATGGTTTTTTTTCGGGAAGGTAACCTTTAAACTCAAGATTCTATACGGTTCATTTACAAGAAAATCAATAACAGTATCTTAGTTGAGgaaaggaaaataaaagaaCGAAAAATACCAATATCAAATAATAGGCAGCAAACAGCAGGATCTACAATTGTAATAAGTACAAGCATACACAAGGATCTATATTATGAAAACGTGAAAATCCTGGACAAGGATGCAAACAGATATTGGCATATGTGATGGATCATAGATTAAAAGGAAATATTACAGCCAGATAGTGAAGAAGGTAAGTTCAATCATTACAAGGACTTCATACTAACATCGGTACGTTAATAAAACAATGTACCTCTACTGGTTGATAGCCTTTACTATGCATGTCCTCCATGGTTTGATAAGCTAACAGATACATGTTTTGCCTACAGAAGTATTTAATAAGAATATTGAAGGTATTGTAATCAGGACTTATCGCCAATTCATCCATCTTTCTTAGAGTTTCCATTACACTTTCCATTTCACCTGCTCTGCAGAAAGCACAGAGCATTGAATTCATTATTACTACATCATATTTGTTAAATGTAGTTTGAAAATTCTTGGCCAACTGCTTTGCCTCTTCAAAAAGCTTGGCTCGGCAAAATGCTGATATCATGATACTGTGAGCATAGCCATCTGCATGTgggaattaaatttgaaaattactACCATGTTAAAGGTCACAATCATGGAGAGTTACTAGAAATAGAGCTCAATTTgaagttattataatatatctatCATCAGCTCCAAGAATAGATTCCTGcagaaattcaaataaaaacaaataatagtaGCAGAAGGATAACACGTGAACATATTTGAAGAACTCTTATTGATCTCCACTACATATGAAGCTATTAAAGACAACTCTTATAAAAGCTTAAGCTGATAAGAGGATGCCCAATAATGACTATATGTCTCTAACAGCTAGCTGGCCCCCTCGCACACACAACCAATAAAAGCTGAAGAATAGAggatttttcattttcattgcaTCACAGTGAAAAATATGAATAGATAACCTGAAACAAATATGTTTGGCAGATGAAAATAAACACTACGTGCTATTTTGGTTACTTAAAATAGAATGCCTAGTCAATTAATCCCTTCAGAATCacaaagtatttttatttttatttctgcATGCAAAATGCTCTATTTCATTGAAGGAAACTACAAATGAGAACTTACCAGACCTGACATGTTTTTTCATCATTTcatcaaaaactattttagcttCATGCACTTGCCCTGCCTTAGCTAGGCCATCCATCAATACGCAGTACGGCATCTGCATACAGATCCAAATTCCAAAGTATTCAAATAAGACAGTAAAAAAGAGAAGACATAGAAAAGGTTAAAAGAAggataatattatatataatttatgataTGAAATACATTTTAGGCATCAAAATAGTATGGATAATGCTATGAAATGATTTAATAAGGTTTCAGATGcagaaaaactaaaaacatattcCTTGATCAATTCAAAAGTTACTATTACCTCATCTTCAGCATAGCTCAAAGATTCCAGTTTGGTTAATAATTCTCTTGACTTCTCCAGCAAACCTCCTCTAACATATACCTTCAGCAAGGTTGTCAAAATGACCtgcaattatttatatatatatcagctTGAGCCAAATTTAGTGAAGGTCTTCCCTTCTCTTCAAttaagtattaaaaattaacacatAGGAAAGACAAAAAAATGCATTTCAATGAGAAAAACAAAAAGGCATGAAATTGGCATAAAACTTTTTGTCAATGTAAGTGATTATGAACCAAATACATTTCATGCTATAAATGTCAATAGGTTCTATTTGCATATATCAAACTAGTGTCATGACATAGAATAGTAGAAGTAGATGCTATTTTATTTAGACATGGTGAATATTTCTATGGAAAAGCTCATAAGCTATGAATCAGTACTTCTTTGGACTACTGAGATGTGATCCTTAAGCTCTAGGTACAAAGCACgtgtttttttcttcaattctttttaatctgattttaaattataaacctTGCTTAAGGACTACTATTTGATTTGTTACTCACATGCTGAGAACACTCCTTTTCAAAACCATAAATTTCATTCTTTTAGCAACCAAATAAACTTCGGTGATATatggtattttaaaatttaaacaagcCTCCAAATCATCTAATATCCATCACTATCTCTTTGACACAAGTAAACCCACAGATAATGAAATTCCTAATAGAATTACTGTCCATTGccatttttttttagagaaattaATATAGACAGGAAAGAAATAAGTGCATCTAAGGTGAGGTTAAAATATCCTACactatatcaacttaaataacAGTGAACATTCAACTCCCCTAtgcaacattataaaaataattgaacttTCAAAACTTTGTTAGTGAATAAACATACTTGAACATGCTAAACATAATTGAATAGCTATTCCCTGGCATCCAAAGGTTTTAAGCAAAATAACCAACTCTAACATTCTGTGATGTAAAGCCACATGTGTGATATACTGCTTGTCACAATTTTTCATCTTAAATTTTGTAAGACAAGGAAAACAAACCTTGTTTGGTACTAACCCTTCAGATTTCATATCCTGAATCAGCGAATCAGCTTTTTTGAAGTTTCCAGAAGCTGAATAAGCAT
Protein-coding sequences here:
- the LOC101499917 gene encoding pentatricopeptide repeat-containing protein At1g10910, chloroplastic, whose protein sequence is MKKKKMEITAVAFSMAFRHSSISASASITEPPTPTPPSPSQTKKSIKFVNSKPFSARKSAKLQLHRASDLNSVLSKVGKTLTVKELNSTLHHFGNSNKFNHISQLFLWMQENKKLDVYSYSNYIKFMANKLDASTVLKLYNNIQDESAKDNVYVCNSVLSCLIKKGKFDTAIKLFHQMKQDGLVPDLVTYSMLIAGCVKVKDGYSKALQLIQELQDNKLRMDNVIYGAILAVCASNGKWEEAEHYFNGMKNEGHSPNVYHYSSLLNAYSASGNFKKADSLIQDMKSEGLVPNKVILTTLLKVYVRGGLLEKSRELLTKLESLSYAEDEMPYCVLMDGLAKAGQVHEAKIVFDEMMKKHVRSDGYAHSIMISAFCRAKLFEEAKQLAKNFQTTFNKYDVVIMNSMLCAFCRAGEMESVMETLRKMDELAISPDYNTFNILIKYFCRQNMYLLAYQTMEDMHSKGYQPVEELCSSLIYHLGQANAYSEAFSVYNMLKYSKRTIRKTLHEKILHILLAGKLLKDAYVVFKDNATFISGHTTKKFASAFMKLGNINLINDVMKTLHNCGYKIDQDLFEMAVTRYLGQPEKKDLLLHLLQWMPGQGYVVDPSTRNLILKNSHLFGRQLIAEVLSKQRVSLKPKNLTR